A single genomic interval of Lacrimispora sphenoides JCM 1415 harbors:
- a CDS encoding TIM-barrel domain-containing protein — MRKKLMAILLSICCILLNVSPAFALEGTWHNPYGLNDIYEIEPTERSPRNPIAGQSVRIHSTTWPVESGQTVWISYTVNGVRKADVGAGWSYNSGNNSYWEADLGSFAKGDTVEYTVHGDVNGTNAKSIGPFTFHVTDWEKVKSVSLNSYNNGTVLFDVTADTGNFSPKLALSFTDEETVRFQLSPKGNGKFATGISGYTVTDNAQKVEIDTGKLRVTVTKNPYALEVFSYEHNRVLTSNGGMGKEMSWLTDGKDVIGQFRDGYFSPFDERFYGFGEHYDGAEKRGEVVETYIYNQYQNQGSKTYLSVPFFVTSKGYGIYLNTTCYSRFDMAAADGDRYVFEADTEHVDSPLLDYYLISASTAAKVVGKYNTISGLPQELPKWAFGLWMSANEWDTQSEALEAMNQSKNNDIPATVLVLEQWSDENTFYVWNEATYTPIQGSAAFRNSDFTYGSKWPNPKAMTDTLHENGMKLVLWQIPVLKYTPYSYAQKDNDEAYMLQKGYAVSDGHGGPYRIPESGWFGNSLLLDFTNPEAVDWWMNKRSYLFDDIKIDGVKTDGGEMVWRKDTSFHDGSTDLSMRNAYPNAYIKGYNDFVKKKTGEGITFSRSGTAGVQSSGAFWAGDQTSSFSAFRDALSAGLSAGISGIPFWSWDLAGFTGNFPSAELYKRSTQMAAFAPVMQFHSEKANPSPSEERSPWNVQSRTGDSSIVPMFRKYINTRMNLLPYIFSEAQNSAKGGTPMMRAMFLDNPEDANTYDLEEQYMFGRSLLVAPVVQEGQTVKSVYLPEGEWIDFWHNALTAGGMKKDYYADVNSIPVYVKSGSILPLNLNKNYEIGGSIGNDVENYENLTFRIYPEGESTYTLSHSDRSTMTVRATENFAAGTVTVHLPSCQIPITTQVFGTRPGSVNADGQTLQEVKTLDDLIKAQSAYYYNENEKLTYIKTPSGPAKKIELNDVNKAPYEAEHASLHQVSTNTDYSGYYGEGFVDQFADKGDWVEFEVYSKEKRTASLSVRYSAGVTAGQRSVRVNGGNISALALPATSGWGAWNTADIPINLNSGRNTIRISYEDGDFAGINLDCILVK, encoded by the coding sequence ATGAGAAAGAAGCTAATGGCCATTTTACTGAGCATATGCTGTATTTTGCTCAACGTTTCACCAGCCTTTGCGCTTGAAGGAACGTGGCACAATCCTTATGGATTAAATGATATTTATGAAATAGAACCTACCGAGCGTTCACCCAGGAATCCAATAGCAGGCCAGTCCGTGCGGATACACAGCACCACCTGGCCTGTGGAATCCGGCCAGACGGTTTGGATTTCCTACACCGTAAACGGTGTCAGAAAGGCGGACGTAGGCGCAGGCTGGTCCTATAACAGCGGGAACAATTCTTATTGGGAGGCGGATTTGGGCTCCTTTGCAAAAGGAGATACAGTGGAGTATACGGTCCACGGGGACGTAAATGGCACGAACGCCAAATCCATCGGTCCCTTTACCTTTCACGTGACCGACTGGGAAAAAGTGAAATCCGTATCTTTAAATTCCTATAACAACGGAACCGTCCTTTTTGACGTGACGGCAGATACGGGGAATTTCTCCCCTAAGCTGGCTCTTAGCTTTACGGACGAGGAGACGGTGCGTTTCCAGCTTTCCCCAAAGGGAAACGGAAAATTTGCTACCGGTATTTCCGGTTACACCGTGACAGATAATGCCCAAAAGGTGGAGATAGATACCGGAAAACTGCGGGTTACCGTTACAAAGAACCCATACGCCTTAGAGGTGTTCAGTTACGAACACAACAGGGTTTTGACTTCTAACGGCGGAATGGGCAAAGAGATGTCCTGGCTGACCGACGGAAAGGACGTGATCGGGCAGTTCCGGGACGGATACTTCTCCCCTTTCGATGAGCGGTTCTATGGTTTCGGAGAGCACTATGACGGTGCGGAGAAACGGGGAGAGGTGGTTGAAACCTACATTTATAATCAATATCAGAACCAGGGCAGTAAAACCTATTTGTCGGTTCCCTTTTTCGTTACCAGCAAAGGCTACGGAATTTACTTAAATACCACCTGTTACTCCAGGTTCGATATGGCAGCAGCCGATGGGGACCGGTATGTGTTTGAAGCTGACACGGAACATGTGGATTCGCCCCTTTTGGATTACTATCTGATCAGCGCAAGTACGGCTGCGAAAGTGGTGGGAAAATACAACACAATTTCCGGATTGCCCCAGGAACTTCCCAAATGGGCCTTCGGTTTGTGGATGTCAGCCAATGAATGGGATACCCAGTCAGAAGCGCTGGAAGCCATGAACCAGTCTAAGAACAACGACATTCCGGCTACGGTTTTAGTGCTGGAACAGTGGAGCGACGAAAACACATTCTACGTCTGGAATGAAGCTACCTATACGCCGATTCAAGGCTCGGCTGCTTTCCGCAATTCGGATTTTACCTATGGCTCTAAATGGCCCAATCCAAAGGCGATGACAGACACTCTTCATGAAAATGGCATGAAACTGGTGCTGTGGCAGATACCCGTATTAAAATACACGCCTTACTCCTATGCGCAAAAGGACAATGACGAGGCCTATATGCTCCAGAAGGGATACGCCGTTTCCGACGGGCATGGAGGGCCCTACCGCATACCCGAATCAGGATGGTTCGGAAACAGTCTGCTTTTGGATTTCACCAATCCTGAGGCAGTCGATTGGTGGATGAATAAGCGCTCCTATCTTTTTGACGACATAAAGATAGACGGCGTAAAAACAGACGGCGGGGAAATGGTCTGGCGTAAGGATACTTCCTTCCATGACGGCAGTACCGACCTTTCCATGCGAAATGCATATCCCAACGCCTACATAAAGGGATATAACGACTTTGTGAAGAAAAAGACAGGGGAAGGAATTACCTTCAGCCGGTCGGGAACCGCAGGCGTTCAGTCCTCCGGAGCCTTTTGGGCAGGAGATCAGACCTCCAGCTTTTCCGCTTTCCGGGACGCTTTGAGTGCCGGTTTGAGTGCCGGAATTTCAGGGATCCCTTTCTGGAGCTGGGATTTGGCCGGGTTTACGGGGAACTTCCCTTCGGCTGAGCTCTATAAGCGCAGTACCCAGATGGCTGCTTTTGCCCCGGTTATGCAGTTCCACTCCGAGAAGGCCAACCCCTCTCCCAGTGAGGAACGCTCCCCCTGGAACGTTCAGAGCCGCACAGGTGACAGCAGTATCGTTCCCATGTTCCGCAAATACATCAACACCCGTATGAACCTGCTTCCCTATATTTTCAGCGAGGCGCAAAACAGTGCAAAGGGCGGAACACCCATGATGAGGGCCATGTTCTTAGACAATCCGGAAGATGCCAATACCTATGACCTGGAAGAACAGTATATGTTCGGGCGCAGTCTTTTGGTGGCGCCTGTGGTCCAGGAGGGACAGACAGTAAAGAGCGTTTACTTACCCGAAGGGGAATGGATCGATTTCTGGCACAACGCCCTGACCGCGGGCGGCATGAAGAAAGACTATTATGCGGATGTGAACTCGATCCCCGTTTACGTGAAATCCGGCAGTATTCTGCCCCTTAATTTAAATAAAAACTATGAGATCGGCGGTTCCATCGGCAATGATGTGGAGAATTACGAAAACCTTACGTTCCGTATCTATCCGGAAGGGGAAAGTACCTATACCTTGTCCCATAGTGACCGGAGTACCATGACGGTCCGGGCTACCGAGAATTTTGCGGCTGGTACTGTAACTGTTCATCTGCCTTCCTGCCAGATTCCAATCACCACGCAAGTCTTTGGAACCAGACCCGGCAGTGTAAATGCAGACGGTCAAACATTACAGGAAGTGAAAACTCTGGATGACTTAATAAAGGCGCAGAGTGCGTACTACTACAACGAAAATGAAAAGCTTACCTATATCAAAACACCGTCCGGTCCGGCTAAGAAGATCGAATTAAACGACGTAAACAAAGCGCCTTATGAAGCCGAACACGCATCCCTGCATCAGGTTTCCACCAACACGGATTACAGCGGCTATTATGGGGAAGGCTTTGTGGATCAGTTTGCGGATAAAGGCGACTGGGTGGAATTTGAGGTATATTCAAAAGAAAAACGCACGGCTTCCCTGTCAGTCCGTTATTCTGCCGGAGTGACCGCAGGACAGCGTTCCGTAAGGGTCAACGGGGGAAACATCAGCGCTTTGGCCCTGCCGGCTACTTCCGGCTGGGGTGCCTGGAATACCGCAGACATTCCTATTAACTTAAACAGCGGCAGAAACACGATCCGGATCTCCTATGAAGACGGAGATTTTGCCGGTATTAATCTGGACTGTATTCTGGTTAAATAA
- a CDS encoding TIM-barrel domain-containing protein, with protein sequence MKQKKRFLSLSLVFTLLFTALWPAFVPAPARAAVSALGDVISTQVNGTTLVLTVDSGSSPSDKLTLEVCDEDILRVNYQPDGVVSSERTPMIDPGLKWDASAAVINTTSDPMTIKTDEMQVEINKKPCRMTVKKADGTTLFWEPQSGGVFHDGVRFVRQDSTNLYGIHSFDCFDENGNLLRNDNTQAARAGQQGNSGGPFLWSTAGYGLLVDSDGGYPYTNSRDKKMEFYYGGTPVEGRRYEKDNVEYFILLGEPKEIMKGYSKITGTSPMLPKWAQGFSNFEWGINEQELMEMIDTYRAKNIPLDSYAFDYDWKLYGQDNYGEFKWNTGNFPSAGSGALKNTMDAKGVKMIGITKPRIVTKISGGTTTAQGQEAANNGYFYPGHNEYVDYFYPVTVRSIDPYKSGERAWWWNHSIDAFTKGIVGWWNDETDKVSSNGAEYWFGNYNTLHLAQSIYEGQRDYSKNNTRVWQTGRNYYPGTQRFATSIWSGDVATQFYKGERVSWAAGLNEQKAALLSTVNNGQPKWGSDGGGFNQNSGTIENPSPELYTRWLQFESVVPVFRVHGNLNQQRQPWYYGYTAEENVKAAIHLRYSLMPYFYAYEREAYESGLGLVRPLLFDYPQDDKVKDYSDAWMLGDWLLAAPVTERGQSCKWIYLPEGNWIDYNRGTAYNGGEYIPYSLDTQSWSDLPLFVKEGAIIPSQDVEDYVGQKETERIFVDIFPSSQKTEFQYYDDDGITYDYENGTYFSQTISGQKSSGQVNVGISAKSGSYKNGVDYYYLAVHGSAAGQVKKNASQLQEYTDLNALFAANGGGFANSRDIYGEVTYIKTQAGLSNADTLVLTGNPAVTLSDQKYEAEYASLSGKTVAGQPQVGRDHTGFSGTGFVNGMETEQAAVTFYAKTANPGDYEVTLRCSNGAKTAKTLSAYVNGTYSGQADIASTGNWDSWGDVKILLPLTAGSNSITFKYDPKAGDTGFVNIDYLSVPFEPERMVIEAENAPLYGTAKTNQDHWFYSGSGFVDTMVSQNAEVAFEVDMEQGGAYTADFRYSNGNQSTKDLNLYVNGSYAGNLQFAASGGNWNIWKTVSTNLALSKGRNRISLRYDAGNSGNINLDKLTLSGAGSGTYRENLLDNGDFERSTSFNSNWTEWHPSGQGLAYGIDSGSGTNKPESPVEGDKRAYFYHAAAYEQSIHQGLNVENGSYRVEAFVKVVNTSPGVSRMEITNYGGNAVYVDMPKSGSGWHKIEADNVLVTNGTIDVGFYCSSSGGTTVHIDDVRLYRN encoded by the coding sequence ATGAAACAGAAAAAACGTTTTCTATCTTTAAGTTTAGTATTTACCTTATTGTTCACCGCTCTGTGGCCGGCCTTTGTGCCGGCCCCGGCCAGGGCGGCCGTATCTGCTTTAGGTGACGTAATTAGTACGCAGGTCAATGGAACCACACTGGTCCTCACCGTGGACAGCGGTTCCTCTCCTTCGGATAAATTAACGCTGGAAGTTTGTGACGAGGATATTCTGCGGGTGAATTACCAGCCTGATGGAGTAGTTTCCAGTGAGCGGACCCCCATGATCGATCCAGGTCTGAAATGGGATGCAAGTGCCGCCGTCATTAATACAACTTCCGATCCCATGACCATAAAGACGGACGAAATGCAGGTTGAAATTAACAAAAAGCCCTGCCGGATGACGGTGAAGAAAGCCGATGGCACGACCTTGTTTTGGGAACCTCAAAGCGGTGGAGTTTTCCACGATGGCGTTCGCTTTGTCCGCCAGGATTCCACGAACCTGTACGGAATCCACAGCTTTGACTGTTTTGATGAAAACGGTAATCTGCTGCGAAATGACAACACCCAGGCTGCCAGGGCAGGCCAGCAGGGCAATTCTGGCGGTCCCTTCCTCTGGTCCACAGCAGGCTATGGTTTACTGGTGGATTCGGATGGCGGCTACCCCTATACCAATTCCAGGGATAAGAAAATGGAATTTTACTATGGGGGAACTCCGGTGGAAGGCCGCAGGTATGAAAAAGATAATGTAGAATATTTCATTTTGCTGGGAGAGCCAAAAGAGATTATGAAAGGCTATTCCAAAATTACAGGAACTTCCCCCATGCTCCCCAAGTGGGCGCAGGGCTTTTCCAATTTTGAGTGGGGGATCAACGAACAGGAATTGATGGAAATGATTGATACCTACCGGGCAAAAAACATTCCCTTGGACAGCTACGCGTTTGACTATGACTGGAAGCTTTACGGACAGGACAACTATGGGGAATTTAAGTGGAATACGGGGAATTTCCCCTCTGCAGGAAGCGGTGCCTTAAAAAACACCATGGACGCAAAGGGCGTGAAAATGATCGGAATTACCAAGCCCCGGATCGTAACAAAGATTTCCGGCGGTACAACTACCGCACAGGGACAGGAAGCGGCAAATAACGGATATTTCTATCCGGGACACAATGAATACGTGGATTATTTCTATCCTGTCACGGTACGCAGCATTGACCCTTACAAATCCGGAGAGCGGGCCTGGTGGTGGAACCACTCCATTGATGCATTTACAAAGGGGATCGTGGGCTGGTGGAATGATGAAACAGATAAGGTTTCCTCCAATGGGGCTGAGTACTGGTTCGGAAACTATAACACCTTGCATCTTGCCCAGTCTATTTATGAAGGACAGCGGGACTATTCCAAGAATAATACCCGTGTGTGGCAGACGGGCAGAAACTACTATCCAGGTACCCAGCGCTTTGCCACCAGTATATGGTCAGGAGACGTTGCCACTCAGTTTTATAAAGGTGAGCGGGTTTCCTGGGCTGCCGGCTTAAACGAACAGAAGGCTGCCCTGCTTTCTACCGTAAATAACGGACAGCCGAAATGGGGTTCAGACGGAGGGGGCTTTAATCAAAATTCAGGAACCATTGAAAACCCCAGTCCGGAGCTTTACACCCGCTGGCTCCAGTTTGAATCCGTTGTGCCTGTGTTCCGGGTGCACGGAAACTTAAACCAACAGCGCCAGCCCTGGTATTACGGCTATACGGCAGAGGAAAATGTAAAAGCAGCCATTCACTTGCGCTACTCCCTGATGCCTTATTTCTATGCCTATGAAAGAGAGGCTTACGAAAGCGGCTTGGGCCTGGTGCGTCCTCTGCTGTTTGATTATCCTCAGGACGACAAGGTAAAGGATTACTCGGACGCATGGATGCTGGGAGACTGGCTTCTTGCGGCTCCGGTTACGGAGCGGGGGCAGTCCTGCAAATGGATTTACCTCCCAGAGGGAAACTGGATTGACTACAACAGGGGAACCGCATATAACGGTGGAGAATATATTCCTTACAGCCTGGACACCCAGTCCTGGTCCGACCTGCCACTCTTTGTGAAGGAAGGGGCCATAATCCCCTCACAGGATGTAGAGGATTACGTAGGTCAGAAGGAAACGGAACGCATTTTTGTAGACATTTTCCCTTCATCCCAGAAGACGGAGTTTCAATATTATGACGATGATGGCATTACCTATGATTACGAAAACGGAACGTATTTCTCTCAGACCATATCCGGTCAGAAAAGTTCCGGACAGGTTAACGTCGGCATATCGGCCAAATCCGGAAGCTACAAAAACGGTGTGGATTACTATTACCTGGCTGTTCATGGCAGCGCCGCCGGACAGGTGAAGAAAAATGCCTCCCAGTTACAGGAATACACCGACTTAAATGCCCTATTTGCCGCAAACGGCGGGGGATTTGCAAATTCCAGGGACATTTACGGGGAAGTTACTTATATAAAAACCCAAGCGGGCTTGTCAAATGCGGATACACTGGTGTTAACCGGTAACCCGGCAGTCACACTTTCCGATCAGAAGTACGAAGCGGAATACGCCTCCCTTTCCGGTAAAACAGTGGCCGGCCAGCCCCAGGTGGGCAGGGACCATACAGGATTTTCCGGCACTGGTTTTGTGAACGGTATGGAAACAGAGCAGGCGGCAGTGACTTTCTATGCAAAAACCGCAAATCCGGGGGATTATGAGGTAACCTTGCGCTGTTCCAACGGTGCAAAGACCGCAAAAACCTTATCCGCATACGTTAACGGCACATACAGCGGCCAGGCGGACATCGCTTCTACCGGAAACTGGGATTCCTGGGGAGATGTGAAAATACTCCTTCCCCTCACCGCGGGCAGTAACAGCATCACGTTCAAATACGATCCGAAGGCAGGGGATACAGGTTTTGTAAATATTGATTATCTGTCGGTTCCCTTTGAACCGGAACGCATGGTAATAGAAGCGGAGAATGCTCCTCTTTACGGGACTGCAAAAACGAACCAGGATCATTGGTTCTACAGCGGCAGCGGTTTTGTGGATACCATGGTTTCACAGAATGCGGAAGTAGCCTTTGAGGTCGATATGGAACAAGGCGGAGCCTATACCGCAGATTTCCGCTACAGCAACGGAAACCAAAGCACGAAGGATTTAAACTTATATGTAAATGGAAGTTATGCAGGCAATCTGCAATTTGCCGCTTCAGGCGGAAATTGGAACATCTGGAAGACCGTGAGCACCAATCTGGCGCTTTCAAAGGGAAGAAACCGGATTTCCCTTCGCTACGACGCGGGCAATTCCGGCAACATTAACCTTGACAAATTGACCCTGTCTGGTGCCGGTTCCGGTACTTATCGGGAAAACCTTTTGGACAATGGGGATTTCGAGCGTTCCACTTCCTTTAATTCCAACTGGACAGAGTGGCATCCCAGCGGCCAGGGGTTAGCTTACGGCATTGATTCCGGTTCCGGCACAAATAAGCCGGAATCTCCGGTGGAAGGCGACAAGCGGGCGTATTTCTACCATGCAGCCGCTTATGAGCAAAGCATTCATCAGGGGCTTAACGTGGAAAACGGAAGCTACCGGGTGGAAGCCTTTGTAAAGGTGGTAAATACTTCTCCGGGAGTTAGCCGCATGGAGATCACAAACTACGGCGGCAATGCGGTTTACGTGGATATGCCAAAGTCGGGAAGCGGGTGGCACAAAATAGAGGCGGACAATGTATTGGTCACAAATGGTACCATTGACGTTGGATTCTATTGTTCTTCCAGCGGTGGGACCACGGTACATATTGATGATGTGAGATTGTATAGGAATTAA
- a CDS encoding LacI family DNA-binding transcriptional regulator, whose product MMKKRKVSMQSIADELKISKVTVSKALNDKEGVGEELKNKIKEAAARQGYIMPVQEETERKKIGIIMNGRFISEGGGGAIYMRMYEKIVRELGRYNYSTMMLTPSPATICDDISMIKNENLFKGILVLGLLDQEVREQVKEIDIPKVYVDIYDRTHRSDSVVSENIYSMYDMTRYLIRMGHRKIGFVGTINSTTSITDRYLGFLRAMLEKNMQLRDDWVIPDRSLEGKAVDIELPKEMPTAFICNCDETAFRLTRTLNNHGYTVPDDISIGSFDDDIYAKLTDPQLTTVAVNASLIGKVSVRQIIENIEKPDKKPETRRIEGEIIYRNSVKNLNLEDEERIEKRDKVENIK is encoded by the coding sequence ATGATGAAAAAACGTAAGGTTTCCATGCAAAGTATAGCAGATGAACTGAAAATCAGTAAGGTAACGGTGTCCAAAGCTCTGAATGATAAAGAAGGAGTGGGCGAGGAATTAAAGAATAAGATTAAAGAGGCTGCTGCCAGACAGGGATATATTATGCCGGTCCAAGAGGAAACTGAACGAAAGAAGATTGGCATCATTATGAATGGCCGCTTTATCTCAGAAGGTGGCGGCGGGGCTATTTATATGCGCATGTATGAGAAAATTGTCAGAGAGCTTGGCCGCTATAATTATTCCACCATGATGCTCACACCCAGCCCTGCGACTATTTGCGATGATATTTCTATGATAAAGAACGAGAATCTTTTTAAGGGGATTCTCGTCTTGGGTCTTTTAGATCAAGAGGTACGTGAACAGGTTAAGGAAATTGATATTCCCAAGGTTTACGTGGATATCTATGACCGGACGCACCGTTCAGATTCGGTGGTGTCCGAGAATATTTACAGTATGTACGACATGACCCGGTATCTTATCCGGATGGGTCACAGAAAGATTGGATTTGTAGGAACCATTAATTCCACTACAAGTATTACCGACCGTTATCTTGGCTTTTTGCGGGCTATGTTGGAAAAAAACATGCAGTTAAGAGACGATTGGGTAATTCCTGACCGGAGTCTGGAGGGAAAAGCTGTTGATATAGAGCTGCCAAAAGAGATGCCCACTGCTTTTATTTGTAACTGTGATGAAACGGCCTTCCGGCTGACACGAACTCTGAATAATCATGGGTATACAGTGCCGGATGATATTTCCATAGGAAGTTTTGATGATGATATTTATGCCAAGCTGACGGATCCCCAGCTTACTACCGTAGCAGTGAATGCTTCATTAATTGGAAAAGTATCTGTCAGGCAGATAATCGAAAACATTGAAAAACCTGATAAGAAACCCGAGACAAGACGGATTGAAGGCGAAATCATTTATCGGAATTCAGTGAAAAATCTGAATTTGGAAGATGAGGAACGAATTGAAAAGAGGGATAAGGTTGAAAACATTAAATAG